From Vitis vinifera cultivar Pinot Noir 40024 chromosome 3, ASM3070453v1, the proteins below share one genomic window:
- the LOC100243508 gene encoding probable flavin-containing monooxygenase 1 — MERKVGIIGAGISGLLACKYTLSKGYTPVVFESRSSIGGVWTKTLETTKLQTPKPIFQFSDFPWPSSVVEDFPSHSQVLDYLQSYAHHFGLLRHIKFNSKVLSISYEGPPEEEMQAWELWGGAGEPFGSKGKWNLTVNDTHNLSTEVYQVDFLILCIGRFSDVPNIPEFPAGKGPEMFHGKVIHSMEYAAMDFERAAEFIKGKRTTVVGFQKHALDIAMECSTANGGEHPCRVLYKTEHWTVTDYQPWGVPLAYLYLNRFSELLIHKPGEGFLLSLLATILSPVRWGFSKFVESYIKRKLSLEKFGMVPKHSFLNEISSCLISTLPEGFYDRVEGGSILLKKAPKFGFCKEGIVVDGESTPLETDLVILATGFKGDEKLKDIFVSPTFRDYIIGSPTASLPLYRECIHPRIPQLAVIGFSESVSNLYTSEMRCRWVAELLDGKFKLPSIKEMEKDAERWDKYMKQYSGEYYRRSCIGAVHIWYNDQLCKDMGWNPKRKKGFIPELFQPYGPMDYCPS, encoded by the exons ATGGAGAGGAAGGTGGGCATCATAGGAGCGGGAATCAGCGGCCTCCTAGCCTGCAAGTATACCCTCTCCAAGGGCTACACCCCGGTCGTCTTTGAATCCCGGAGCAGCATCGGGGGAGTATGGACCAAGACACTCGAGACTACTAAGCTACAAACACCCAAACCAATCTTCCAATTCTCTGACTTTCCATGGCCATCTTCAGTAGTTGAAGATTTTCCGAGCCATTCCCAAGTTCTTGATTATCTTCAGTCCTATGCCCATCATTTTGGCTTGCTCCGCCACATCAAATTCAACTCTAAAGTCCTCAGCATCTCCTATGAAGGCCCACCGGAGGAGGAGATGCAGGCATGGGAGCTGTGGGGTGGAGCCGGTGAGCCCTTTGGCTCTAAAGGGAAATGGAATCTTACTGTAAACGACACACACAACCTCTCAACtgag GTTTACCAAGTGGATTTTCTTATCCTCTGCATCGGACGGTTCAGCGATGTGCCTAACATCCCAGAATTTCCAGCGGGCAAAGGCCCAGAAATGTTCCATGGAAAGGTGATACATTCCATGGAGTATGCTGCCATGGATTTCGAGAGAGCAGCTGAATTCATCAAAGGGAAAAGAACAACTGTGGTTGGATTCCAGAAACATGCCCTGGACATCGCGATGGAGTGCTCAACAGCAAATG GAGGGGAACATCCATGTAGAGTCTTGTACAAGACGGAGCACTGGACTGTCACGGATTACCAACCATGGGGGGTACCTCTAGCTTATCTGTATCTTAACCGCTTCTCGGAGCTTCTGATTCATAAGCCTGGTGAAGGGTTCCTTCTCAGCCTCCTGGCAACCATTCTTTCACCTGTG AGATGGGGGTTCTCCAAGTTTGTCGAATCTTATATAAAGAGGAAGCTGTCCCTTGAAAAGTTTGGGATGGTACCAAAACACAGCTTTCTCAATGAGATCAGCTCTTGTTTGATCTCAACATTGCCAGAAGGGTTCTATGATAGAGTTGAAGGGGGAAGCATCCTTTTGAAGAAAGCTCCCAAGTTTGGCTTCTGCAAAGAAGGAATTGTGGTAGATGGAGAGAGCACACCTCTAGAGACGGATTTGGTCATATTGGCAACTGGGTTCAAAGGAGATGAGAAGCTCAAAGACATTTTTGTGTCTCCAACCTTCAGAGACTACATTATCGGCTCTCCAACTGCATCTCTTCCACTCTATAG GGAATGCATTCATCCTAGAATTCCACAGCTAGCGGTGATTGGATTCTCAGAGAGTGTTTCAAATTTGTACACATCGGAGATGAGGTGCCGGTGGGTAGCAGAGCTTCTTGATGGCAAATTCAAGCTGCCAAGCATCAAGGAGATGGAGAAGGATGCAGAAAGATGGGACAAATACATGAAGCAATACTCCGGTGAATACTACAGGAGATCATGCATAGGTGCTGTTCATATATGGTACAATGATCAACTCTGTAAGGACATGGGATGGAATCCTAAGAGAAAGAAGGGGTTCATTCCTGAACTGTTCCAGCCTTATGGCCCAATGGACTACTGCCCATCCTAA